The proteins below are encoded in one region of Brassica napus cultivar Da-Ae chromosome A6, Da-Ae, whole genome shotgun sequence:
- the LOC106404273 gene encoding LOW QUALITY PROTEIN: probable mitochondrial import receptor subunit TOM40-2 (The sequence of the model RefSeq protein was modified relative to this genomic sequence to represent the inferred CDS: inserted 2 bases in 1 codon): MAGFASPNVTAQFHSKTKIEEKVDYANLPCPKPYEDIHLEATKSLKPELFEGFRLDYTKRMNHKFSLIHSLLMGNSEFPAERSQHIFKTPTSSYEFGANLIDPKLMLDGRLMMDGTVIARFNSVLKENFTIKTTAQLINELDQSQGVFTVDYKGSDYRTQFQLGNYKNQFKPGTSSLFRANYIQHVTPKLSLGGEVLYLSEHRKSVVGYVARYETDKMVASGQVASSGVAIMNYVHKVTDKISLAAEFFYSFMLRDGAGSVGYDLMFRQSRVRGKIDSNGVVFAHVEEQLCPGLGLLLCAEVKKITXSMRFHGHECYNDWFIKRTIFLNNQVDHVKTDYKFGLGVKYEGL; encoded by the exons ATGGCGGGCTTTGCATCACCGAATGTGACAGCACAGTTCCACTCGAAGACCAAAATCGAAGAGAAAGTGGACTACGCAAACCTCCCTTGCCCTAAACCCTACGAAGATATCCACCTCGAAGCTACCA AGTCTCTAAAGCCAGAACTCTTTGAGGGTTTTCGCCTCGACTACACCAAGAGGATGAACCACAAGTTTTCTCTTATTCATAG CTTACTGATGGGAAACAGTGAATTTCCAGCTGAACGATCTCAGCATATTTTCAAGACTCCAACTTCCAGTTATGAATTTGGTGCAAATCTCATTGACCCAAAG TTGATGCTTGACGGGAGGCTCATGATGGATGGTACAGTTATTGCGAGATTCAATAGCGTTTTAAAGGAGAACTTCACCATCAAGACTACTGCTCAG CTGATAAATGAGCTAGATCAGTCACAAGGCGTGTTCACCGTTGATTACAAG GGGTCCGACTATAGAACTCAGTTTCAGCTTGGAAACTACAAGAATCAGTTTAAGCCTGGAACCAGTTCCCTGTTCAGAGCTAACTATATTCAG CATGTCACACCCAAGCTATCTTTAGGTGGCGAGGTTTTATATCTTAGTGAGCATAGGAAGTCGGTTGTTGGTTATGTGGCTAGATACGAGACTGATAAAATG GTTGCCTCTGGGCAAGTTGCTTCCTCTGGTGTGGCTATCATGAACTATGTTCATAAAGTTACAGACAAG ATCTCTTTAGCAGCAGAATTCTTTTACAGTTTTATGTTAAGAGATGGTGCAGGTAGTGTTGGGTATGACCTGATGTTCAGACAG AGTCGAGTAAGAGGAAAGATCGATTCTAATGGTGTTGTCTTTGCTCACGTGGAAGAACAATTGTGTCCTGGACTTGGTTTGCTTCTATGCGCTGAGGTAAAGAAAATAAC AAGCATGCGGTTTCATGGTCATGAATGTTATAATGATTGGTTTATTAAAAGGACCATTTTCTTGAATAATCAGGTTGATCATGTGAAGACGGATTACAAGTTTGGTTTGGGTGTTAAATACGAAGGCCTctag